Genomic DNA from Plutella xylostella chromosome 13, ilPluXylo3.1, whole genome shotgun sequence:
TCACATTATACTAGTTCAACTAAAAATAGGGGCGTTCAGGCAAAAGAGATTGAACTGGCCAGTACTCACCTAATCGGTAATTTTAAAAGGGCATTTTCTTTCCTATTCTACCTACAAGCATAATGCCATACTGCCTAGCAGCATCAAAGTAACATATCCTGATAGCTTTCTGCTCTTTAGATTTTACACTGCCTAGAtacagaccccttagcatgaattttcatcgtgaacgtgacgtgaaattactcAATGAATTTTGTggggaaattttagttctgctaccgaccgccaggggtGTTGTTCatgttttcatacaaaattactcgatgaactctacttcacgttcacgatgaaaattcattcTAAGGGGTCAGGTACCTACAGTCAGTACTGAGTACAGAGCATTAACTAGTACTTAGTTTAGCTCtgtttagtaggtaggtaggtaacacAGGTAGGTTACTTAGGTGGTAATTCTGGTAATAGTAGTTGTGGTTTTCGCCATAGTCCTGTAGGAAGGTACTACTAATGTAATTTGTTCAATCtaggtattttgtaagtattcgtCTAACTACTTTCTCATTATCAATACCATGTCCTAACTCAATACGTTGCAGACATGAACTCTACACAGCGGACTGAAAGTTTCACAGCTTCAATGGGAGATCACGCGCCTTTGGAGAGAGCCGTTGTACCTGACGTAGAAAATCCATCTCCGACAGATACTGCGCGCGGCACTGACGAGTCTGGGTCATTTATTCAAGTAAGTTTTATCTCAGATAACCTGATGTGGCTAAGGGTGGATTCGACTGTGGAGGCGACTACCTCTGTAGACCTCCGTAATGAAGATACTTACAATGTTAGCGAGGACGCCAATATAccttgtttatatttttatatattgaatttttataagtacttactgctCACCCTACAGGTAGTTGTCCACAAGCATCATCAGAAGAAGGAGTCGCAGCCCGCGGCCGCGCAGACCTCGCCGCGGCTACCCGCAGCCTCCAGCCCCATCACTAAGATGGAGCATCCTTCCAAGGATCCGGTTAATACTTCCTAGCATCTAcatacctaacctacctacacAAGTGTCTGGTATCTAAGATAAACGTTCATGTAGTTGATGTAGTGCACATGAAATTTGGTAATCCCATCTTCAGGTGATTATGTTGATAGGTTTTTTTAACTCTGTGTCCAGCAGGTGCTAGCGGGATGCGGCGATGGGCCGGCGCCAGggccgccccccgcccccggtGTGTACATGTTGCCGCCCCCTCTGCTCCTCACCTACCCTGGCATGGCCCAGCAGCTGGACGGGCGTGATGGCTACTCGTGAGTACTCCTGGTCTACCTATCCTAAAACGAGAAGGTAGTCCGAAAACTTTGGATTTTACGCAAGTAATGCAAACTAACACAAGTTGCAAGTTGGTAGGtaactttataattaattgtattCTCCAAAGGGAAAGAatgtgttttaaattttacgtAGATAGTAGTTCGAGGaactttatacatatattttatttaacacacacacacacgcactcacgccttgtactaatgtagtggttagtgacctgactcctgagccgatggtcccgggttcgattcccggctggggcagatatttgtttaaacacagatatttgttctcgggtcttggatgtgcccgtaaaatggcaataggcccgccccctattacattgggactaacataacactctggcgaaaagtgggtgcagcaatgcacctctgcctaccccgcaaggagtacattttatttaacctaacgatatttttgtaataagtatTTGTACAGTTGGTATCCCGGGCGGCGCACGCTGGTGGAGGTGTCCACGAGTGCACAGAGCTCGACCTCGTTCAAGAAGCATGTCCGGGCGGCGCGCCCTGTCGCCCCCACCCGCAAGGCGAAGGTGCCGCCCCCTACCGGACGCGCCGCGGGGGGCGCTGGCGGTGACATGGAGGATGACGGCCCTGTggtgattttttatttcatatcgAATACCGCTTACTTTATAATTCCTTATATTCGGTTTGATTAAATATCTTTGTTTCATGCAGGGGAATAAAAAATCCTTTTGGGATAAATTTAATCTGAATGATGAGAAAATCGACATTGATGAAGACATGGGTATGATTAATTATCTCTTTGTTTTATACAGAAGTAGGTAAGtcgatataaattatatgttaAATAGAATGCTTTAACAACAATAATATGGAAGTAATCATCTAGGAATAACTACACAGAGCTCGTAGTACATAgggcttgtacacaaaactgcgttgcgacgtcgcatcgcaaaaatCTGCGACTGTTTTGACAGATTTTCAGGTCAAATGCTTCATTACTGTCGCATgtttttgcgatgcgacgtcgcaacgcagttttgtgtacaagcccATAGACCGGTgatagttttagtgacaaaaCTCATTCACCAGAATGTACCTGTAGATAATCATCCTAACAGCTTATCGATTGTCTTGCCTCTTCAGAACCTAACGACCTCTAGTTCTAATGACTCAATTCCAGGGCCGGAGCGAGTAGAAGTGTTCTACTTCGATCAGGGCGGGTCGGAGTACCTGTGctcgcgcgggggcggcggcggcgcgctggcGCAGTGGGCGCGCCGGGCGCTGCGCCGCGCCGACCGCTGCTTCGCGGAGCTGCTGGCCGTGCCCACCTGCCTCGCGCTGCTGCCTGTTAGCTTCGCGCTGCATGTGTTCAGGTTACTATCTTTTTTATCACTTAAGCCAtgaagatagatagataaatcgtttattttccTTCGGGTAACTTGCTAACTAACATTGGATATATTATTTCAAATCGCTTAAGTTGGGGCTGATGATTAAAAAACAGTGGTAAAGTTCATAAGgcttttcattttattagttaaacaAATATCACTTTTATTTACAACCAAAGCAATCACAAATAATAGTTAAAAACTAATCGTAATCACCTAAAACTACTTAACagattgaaatatttacaatagagttaacaatttattaaattacagAACGTTTACACGTGTCAACTATCGAGGcgttaagtacctacgtgtCGCTTTGTGGCGTGCATCAACTCGTTAACTAGCTACATGTCTGTCGCAGGGCGGCGCTgcgcgtggcggcggcggcggcgctgggcgCGGCGGAGGCAGCGGGCGACGCGCTGAAGCCGGCGCTGGTGGTGCTGTTCAACGCGGGCGTGCGCGGGccgtgcgcggcggcgggcgcggcggcggcggcggcgcggggcgcggcgcgg
This window encodes:
- the LOC105391900 gene encoding uncharacterized protein LOC105391900 isoform X2 — encoded protein: MTQSPKKYVSHYTSSTKNRGVQAKEIELASTHLIDMNSTQRTESFTASMGDHAPLERAVVPDVENPSPTDTARGTDESGSFIQVVVHKHHQKKESQPAAAQTSPRLPAASSPITKMEHPSKDPVLAGCGDGPAPGPPPAPGVYMLPPPLLLTYPGMAQQLDGRDGYSWYPGRRTLVEVSTSAQSSTSFKKHVRAARPVAPTRKAKVPPPTGRAAGGAGGDMEDDGPVVIFYFISNTAYFIIPYIRFD
- the LOC105391900 gene encoding uncharacterized protein LOC105391900 isoform X1; translated protein: MTQSPKKYVSHYTSSTKNRGVQAKEIELASTHLIDMNSTQRTESFTASMGDHAPLERAVVPDVENPSPTDTARGTDESGSFIQVVVHKHHQKKESQPAAAQTSPRLPAASSPITKMEHPSKDPQVLAGCGDGPAPGPPPAPGVYMLPPPLLLTYPGMAQQLDGRDGYSWYPGRRTLVEVSTSAQSSTSFKKHVRAARPVAPTRKAKVPPPTGRAAGGAGGDMEDDGPVVIFYFISNTAYFIIPYIRFD